The proteins below come from a single Mya arenaria isolate MELC-2E11 chromosome 8, ASM2691426v1 genomic window:
- the LOC128242892 gene encoding trafficking protein particle complex subunit 8-like isoform X4, whose amino-acid sequence MAQHKQSAHDFIQCTFSPQVAVLTSSDAEVLCQKNNLSFVQLVQPFCRLKTEAHIKDPNNVQHNLQHLRINMVDMNSHVSTPAVAKKMMHDAVSNEQPQMTEGSRGNVITVGDYDLQLSSTTPWFEAYRECFLQTLPPSEHEFLKHCLACIFVVSSNHPEPLRMLQTLSSSQQQQQSQFPNKLPQWFSPNILKYYVIVHDMVEAEAQKTEDVYQTMKSSFGHQSCHLLQINSRSMTAVETMATDTSLPDPWGQFLHKTPETGEGVDYDGSASSGAEDVAFPSRVEEGEPEPVTHVEGNAGVNGVGNNSAVIDHPLALSNESPLNSPGFEDYPQIPSTKSSMTSISSMHSNMSKSGSFHLEKGRVSGHGMCLTASDQDRLRIFIHEFAVRALIPWAERQMRTLNELLMSRTGIRKSIMGTAKKLFGGNPSKTSQVTNTATTVVYSKDAPELQMRRLADLAFLFQLYEFSYNTYHTAKRDFNNDHAWLHFAGALEMASLAIFMQGPQGQRAYPDHYMESAITTYIQSCKNVPYSVRATLVSTEALKSRGKYKDAAMQFIKMMSEESDLRSALLLEQAAHCFINMRAPMVRKYAFHMILAGHRFTKAGQRKHALRAYSQALQIYKGKGWSLSEDHINFTVGRQSHNLKQLENATVAFKHLLTEHSKQSAMQQNSFLREYLFVYRQLLMQEAEETGLQSNTLPELPLPALDSNATKVLLGARPTPSQGDKMYASGVWFEDSDTAAGKWERLEELLVMSVNGSLPVVHRPVKTLYTDKTDNKFNPVAYVREPITVEFYLVNPLKVALTLTDVMLLWSFLPTIGSHDKPQLITNETMVTAKNNLADEIIHGQVVREIVLQGNDRLPVQMTLTPHQMGDLRIYGLTYNLGSSSTTFMAPTQGPDNPLGGSGGTGGPSKASYVSTVFVRGKQKIEVQGPRLNGKKDEMVNKIYGPDRRLDLTIQQEMPILQVSFLNFPKTLLCGEVHPVTVTFTNVGSTPLHRLKLATSNPKYLVLGLNTDIRTSTSVYTSSSDCNETSSCVNCDPCAVKRVIDIDIPEGVLHPNSSISLPLWVRGNDIGGVHEVDLLFYYESAKQTNKPKYRLLRHNILVNTVESLSVRAVAQRACKHSSEKESPSVGEFLISCELENLSQQQTSRSHVREVFVRQVSCASKQWAIQSLSKYHNNGVCIGSRELLQVCLKACHLPSQPSAEGNVTFSDIPFQENKLCSSVTPCRDFYVRSGVKLQTLEEQTTMVSPSAQLAPPTRDEGQDFAPLNCAIDMDITLIILWQATVVDSAGTESVCVGQHHVVVEKPDNIFTSYPFQHVPRERAPVRFVREEAADEETKPAFEVLTQLVSYSLQHPTNISHDFTKARVCCLGVKLTFQNNSEATVIVLIDTSKAQQRLSEYQEGGPALDTVGSGFSWVGQTQRQVSLAPKQVLEVPLTVSFSRPGVFNINNLAVFVAHTPDTSQMTLQKQTKPSVITVANTGGSRDV is encoded by the exons ATGGcacaacataaacaaagtgCACATGACTTCATTCAATGCACGTTTAGTCCACAAGTTGCCGTTCTAACCAGCAGTGATGCGGAAGTCTTATGTCAGAAAAACAATCTATCTTTCGTTCAGTTGGTTCAACCTTTCTGTCGACTAAAAACAGAAG ctCACATCAAGGACCCAAACAATGTCCAGCACAATCTTCAACATCTTCGAATCAACATGGTGGACATGAACAGTCATGTGTCAACGCCCGCTGTTGCTAAGAAGATGATGCATGATGCTGTAAGCAATGAGCAACCACAGATGACTGAGGGAAGTCGGGGCAATGTAATCACTGTTGGAGATTATGATCTTCAACTCAGCT ctACTACACCCTGGTTTGAGGCATACAGAGAGTGCTTCCTTCAAACTTTACCGCCATCTGAGCATGAGTTTCTGAAGCACTGCCTAGCTT GCATATTTGTGGTGTCCTCGAACCACCCTGAGCCACTACGCATGCTGCAGACCCTATCCAGCAGCCAGCAACAGCAGCAGTCCCAGTTCCCGAACAAACTCCCCCAATGGTTCTCCCCGAACATCCTCAAATACTACGTTATTGTGCATGATATGGTGGAGGCTGAGGCGCAGAA gACAGAGGATGTATATCAGACCATGAAGTCATCATTTGGACACCAGAGCTGCCACCTACTGCAGATAAACTCACGCTCAATGACAGCAGTGGAAACCATGGCAACTGACACAAGTCTGCCAGACCCCTGGGGCCAGTTCCTACACAAAACACCGGAAACTGGG GAAGGGGTTGACTATGATGGCTCAGCCAGCAGTGGGGCTGAAGATGTGGCGTTTCCCAGCAGGGTGGAGGAGGGGGAACCGGAACCAGTCACACATGTTGAAGGAAATG CAGGTGTGAATGGTGTGGGCAACAATTCTGCTGTTATTGACCACCCACTGGCTCTCAGCAATGAGAGCCCTTTGAATAGCCCTGGGTTTGAGGATTATCCACAGATACCTTCAACAAAG AGCTCAATGACCAGTATCAGCAGTATGCATTCGAACATGTCCAAGTCTGGGTCGTTCCATTTGGAGAAGGGTCGTGTATCAGGTCACGGGATGTGCCTCACTGCCAGCGACCAGGACCGACTCCGTATCTTTATACATGAGTTTGCCGTGCGGGCTCTCATTCCCTGGGCTGAGAGGCAGATGAGGACTTTGAATGAATTG cTGATGTCGAGGACTGGAATCCGTAAATCCATTATGGGCACGGCCAAGAAGCTGTTTGGGGGTAACCCTAGTAAGACCAGCCAAGTCACGAACACTGCAACCACTGTCGT CTACTCGAAGGATGCCCCTGAACTACAGATGCGACGCCTAGCTGACCTGGCCTTCCTGTTTCAGCTGTATGAGTTTTCTTACAATACGTACCACACAGCTAAACGAGACTTTAACAACGACCATGCATGGCTGCATTTTGCTGGGGCACTG GAGATGGCATCCCTGGCTATATTTATGCAGGGTCCGCAGGGCCAGCGAGCCTACCCTGACCACTATATGGAGTCGGCCATCACAACCTACATACAGTCATGCAA AAATGTGCCCTACTCTGTGAGGGCTACCCTGGTCAGTACAGAGGCCCTGAAGAGCCGGGGAAAGTACAAGGATGCCGCCATGCAGTTCATTAAGATGATGAGTGAG GAGTCTGACCTGCGTAGTGCACTGTTACTGGAGCAGGCAGCCCACTGTTTCATCAACATGCGGGCCCCAATGGTTCGCAAATATGCCTTTCACATGATTCTAGCTGGACACAGGTTCACCAAGGCCGGACAG AGGAAGCATGCTTTGCGAGCGTACAGCCAGGCCCTGCAGATATACAAGGGTAAGGGATGGTCCCTGTCAGAGGACCACATCAACTTCACTGTGGGTCGACAGTCTCACAACCTGAAGCAGCTGGAGAACGCGACTGTGGCGTTTAAACACCTCCTCACTGAGCACAGCAAGCAGTCCGCCATGCAGCAAAACTCCTTCCTCCGGGAGTACCTGTTTGTGTATAGG CAACTGCTAATGCAGGAGGCTGAAGAGACCGGTCTTCAATCCAACACCCTGCCAGAGTTACCCCTCCCTGCCCTGGATAGTAACGCCACCAAGGTCCTCCTGGGGGCCCGGCCTACACCTTCACAGG GTGACAAGATGTATGCGAGTGGTGTCTGGTTTGAGGACTCTGATACAGCTGCCGGCAAGTGGGAGAGACTGGAAGAGCTGCTTGTCATGTCAGTCAATGGCTCACTTCCTGTCGTGCACCGACCTGTGAAGACACTCTACACAGACAAGACAGACAACAAGTTCAACCCAGTGGCGTATGTCAGAG AGCCCATCACCGTAGAGTTCTACCTGGTAAACCCACTGAAggtggccttgaccttgactgATGTCATGTTGCTATGGAGTTTCCTACCAACCATCGGCAGCCATGATAAACCTCAGCTCATTACAAATGAAACCATGGTCACTGCTAAG AACAATCTTGCTGATGAGATCATTCATGGTCAGGTGGTGCGAGAGATTGTCCTTCAGGGAAATGACAGGCTCCCA GTTCAGATGACGCTAACACCGCACCAGATGGGTGACCTGCGTATCTATGGACTCACGTACAACCTGGGTAGCTCTTCCACCACATTTATGGCCCCGACTCAGGGGCCAGACAACCCCCTGGGTGGGAGTGGGGGCACTGGCGGCCCTAGTAAGGCGAGCTACGTAAGTACGGTGTTCGTGCGGGGTAAACAGAAGATTGAGGTACAGGGTCCCCGGCTTAATGGGAAGAAAGATGAGATGGTGAACAAAATCTACGGCCCTGACCGACGCCTTGACCTCACCATTCAACAGGAAATGCCCATACTACAG gtgtcatttttaaatttccCAAAGACTCTATTGTGTGGAGAAGTTCACCCTGTGACagtaacatttacaaatgttgGCTCCACTCCTCTACATAGACTCAAACTAGCCACATCTAACCCCAAATATCTAGTGCTAGGACTTAATACTGACATTAGGACTTCTACAAGTGTGTATACTAGTTCCTCGGACTGTAACGAGACCTCGTCATGTGTAAACTGTGATCCCTGTGCGGTGAAACGTGTGATAGATATTGACATTCCTGAAGGTGTGTTGCATCCCAACTCTAGTATAAGTCTACCCCTCTGGGTGCGGGGAAACGATATCGGGGGCGTGCATGAAGTGGATTTACTCTTCTATTACGAGTCTGCTAAGCAGACTAATAAACCTAA ATACCGCTTACTACGTCATAACATTCTAGTCAACACAGTTGAGTCCCTGAGTGTACGAGCGGTGGCCCAGAGGGCGTGTAAACATTCCAGTGAGAAGGAATCCCCCAGTGTAGGGGAGTTCCTCATTTCCTGTGAACTGGAAAACCTCAGTCAG CAGCAGACGTCACGTAGCCATGTACGGGAGGTGTTTGTACGACAGGTGTCTTGTGCCAGTAAACAGTGGGCCATACAGTCTCTATCCAAGTACCATAACAATG GAGTGTGTATTGGGAGTAGGGAGCTGCTGCAGGTGTGTCTGAAGGCTTGTCACCTGCCCAGCCAGCCGTCAGCTGAGGGCAATGTCACGTTCTCTGATATCCCATTCCAAGAAAATAAG TTGTGTAGCAGTGTGACTCCGTGTCGAGACTTCTATGTGCGGTCAGGGGTGAAATTGCAAACACTGGAGGAGCAGACAACAATGGTGTCACCATCGGCCCAGCTAGCCCCGCCCACCAGGGACGAAGGGCAGGATTTTGCACCCCTCAATTGTGCTATAGACATGGACATTACCCTTATCATACTGTGGCAG GCTACAGTGGTTGACAGTGCGGGGACGGAGTCTGTGTGTGTTGGCCAGCATCATGTGGTTGTggaaaagccagacaatatcTTCACTTCATACCCATTCCAACAT GTACCTCGAGAGCGTGCCCCAGTGAGGTTTGTAAGGGAGGAGGCTGCTGATGAGGAGACCAAGCCGGCTTTTGAGGTTCTCACCCAGCTAGTGTCCTACAGCCTCCAACACCCCACCAACATCTCCCATGACTTCACAAAGGCCAG GGTGTGTTGTCTCGGTGTGAAGCTAACCTTCCAGAACAATTCAGAGGCCACCGTCATCGTCCTCATCGACACAAGCAAGGCACAACAAAG GTTGAGTGAGTACCAGGAGGGTGGACCTGCTCTGGACACAGTTGGGTCTGGCTTCTCCTGGGTGGGGCAGACACAGAGGCAGGTCAGCCTTGCTCCCAAACAG GTGTTGGAGGTACCATTAACTGTGTCATTCAGTCGTCCAGGTGTGTTCAACATTAACAACCTGGCTGTGTTTGTTGCACACACTCCCGATACATCCCAGATGACCCTCCAGAAACAGACCAAGCCCAGCGTCATCACTGTTGCGAATACTGGAGGGAGTAGGGATGTGTGA